Below is a genomic region from Persicimonas caeni.
GCCGCAGAACAACTTCTTTTATCTGAACGACCCGCCCGGCCAGAAGCTCGAGATTCCCGCGCCCGACCATTGGCCGCGGCCCGTCGTCGGTGATGGGATCGTCGCAGACGGGACGATCGAGCAGGAAGACAACGACGGCACCCCCGAGGGCGACGTGCCCAAGGTGACCGGCAACGAGGTGACCAGCGCGCAGGTCAGCGTCAACGACTGGTACGAGACCATCAAGCTCAACTACGGCTACGACTTCACCACCGGCGAGGCCGAGTACGATCCGGTGCCTGACACGTGGGAGAAGATGGACGAGATCTTGGCCTATTGGCAGGCCAAGGGCGTCGACGGCTTCCGCTGCGACTTCGCCCACCTGGTGCCCATCGAGGCGTGGGAGTACCTGATTCGGCGCGCCGAGCAGCGCGACCCGGAGGTCTTCTTCTTCGCCGAGGCCTACGAGGGCGCCGGCGGCCCGCCCGGGTTCTCGTTCTCGAATTTCGTACAGGTCGGCTTCGACGCGGTCTACGATGACGGCTCCTACGACACGCTCAAGGCGGTGTATTGCTGCGGCAAGTGGGCCAACGACCTCGACGATCGCCAGCCGGGCGACTTCATGTTCTCGCGCTTTTTGCGCTACGTCGAAAACCACGACGAGCGCCGCATCGCCTCGCCGCTCGAGGCGAGCAGCAATCCCGACGACAGCGGCTTCGGAAGCTATGAAGCCGGCAAACCCGCCGCCGGCGTGCTCTACCTGCTCGGCGACGGACCCATCCTGGTCTACAACGGCCAGGAAGTCGGCGAGGAGGCCGCCGGCAGCGAGGGCTTCTCGGGCGACGACGGCCGCACGACCATCTTCGACTACTGGACCATGCCGCGCATGGCCGAGTGGGTGAACGGCTACGCCTTCGACGGAGGCGGCCTCGACGACGGCCGCAAGCAGCTTCGCCGCTTCTACAAAAAGCTCATCGCCGTCGCCCAGAAGCCCGGCTTCGCCTCGGGCAACTTCTACGGGCTGCAGTCGGCCAACAACAGCAACCCCGAGTACACCTCGGGCCAATGGATCTACAGCTTTCTTCGCTACGACACCGACCGCGACGCGGTCTGGCTGGTCGTGGCCAATTTCAGCGACGAGACGCACAGCTTCGACTTGAAGGTTCCGGCCGAGGCGACCCAGTTCGCCGGCTTCAGCGACGTCGACGAGGTCACGTTCACCGACGTGATGCACGACGGCGCTCAGCCGAAGGCGGCCGAAGTGGGACGCCTCGACGTGACCGGCGTGCCGGTCGAGCTTGGGGCGTATGGGTTGAAGGTATTTGAAGTGACGTGGGAGAAAGAATGAACAGCAAGAAAGCAACAGTCTCCTCTCCGCCCGAAGGGAAGGAGAGGACTAAGGAGAGGCGTCCTCTTCCGCGTAGCGAAGCGAAGCGGAGGAGGATTCAGGAGGAGGAAGGTCGACGTGCAAACGGCAAAAGGGGCCTCTCCCTCGGTCCCTCTCCACTTCGCTTTCGCTACGTGGAAAGGGAGTCCTCTCCTCGGTCCTCTCCTACCCTTCGCTTCGCTGCGGGCGGAGAGGAAGATGTTGCTTCTCTGAAGCGCCTTTCCGCGTTTGCGTTGCTGTTGTTGCTCGCCCTGCTTGTTGGCGTCTCGGGCTGCCGCGACGTCGAGTCCATCGAGCCGGGCGCCAATATCGACACCCACGTCGAGGACTGGCGCGACGAGGTCATCTACCAGATTCTGGTCGACCGGTTCGCCAACGGCGACCCGAACAACGACTACCGGGTCAACCCGCACGCCATGGCCGCATACCACGGCGGTGACTGGCAGGGGATCATCGACAAGCTCGACTACCTCGAGGAGCTCGGGGTGACGGCGTTGTGGATTTCGCCGGTGGTCAAAAACGTCGAGACCGACGCGGGCGTAGACGGCTACCACGGCTACTGGGCGCAGGATTTCCTGGCGCCGAACCCGCATTTTGGCGACCTCGCCAAGCTGCGCGAGATGGTCGACAAGGCGCACGAGCGCGACATGAAGGTCATCCTGGACATCGTGACCAACCACGTAGGCCAGGTCTTCTACTACGACATCAACGGAAATGGTCAGCCCGACGAGTCGGTCTTCGGCTCGGGGACGACCTCCGAGCTGACGCGCGTCTCCGAGTACGACCCCGACTACGACCCGCGCGGCATCCAGGCGCGCACCTCGCTCGGCG
It encodes:
- a CDS encoding alpha-amylase family glycosyl hydrolase; the encoded protein is MLLCAALLLSGCGEPSAQNNEPAPKPVEAVEERPVIYQLVVRLFGNIKNNNQWNGGLVENGVGKFAHVDDKALAELQDLGATHIWLTGVLQQATATDYAHIGQPADDPDILKGKAGSFYAIRDYFDVSPDYALDPKERLEEFDALVERIHARDMKVVIDFVPNHVARTYDSDIRPELSFGEGDDTSVFFSPQNNFFYLNDPPGQKLEIPAPDHWPRPVVGDGIVADGTIEQEDNDGTPEGDVPKVTGNEVTSAQVSVNDWYETIKLNYGYDFTTGEAEYDPVPDTWEKMDEILAYWQAKGVDGFRCDFAHLVPIEAWEYLIRRAEQRDPEVFFFAEAYEGAGGPPGFSFSNFVQVGFDAVYDDGSYDTLKAVYCCGKWANDLDDRQPGDFMFSRFLRYVENHDERRIASPLEASSNPDDSGFGSYEAGKPAAGVLYLLGDGPILVYNGQEVGEEAAGSEGFSGDDGRTTIFDYWTMPRMAEWVNGYAFDGGGLDDGRKQLRRFYKKLIAVAQKPGFASGNFYGLQSANNSNPEYTSGQWIYSFLRYDTDRDAVWLVVANFSDETHSFDLKVPAEATQFAGFSDVDEVTFTDVMHDGAQPKAAEVGRLDVTGVPVELGAYGLKVFEVTWEKE